The following proteins are co-located in the Planococcus plakortidis genome:
- a CDS encoding lysophospholipid acyltransferase family protein: MLKSARTFSYLFGYLPIAAKNLAKFKKRKAGLSHEEYSRLIHSEPQKWATGIMRRTGSQVEVSGLGHLPKGPVLFVSNHEGNFDIPVLLSSIPKPFGFISKEEVKKFPIIPAYMEEMNCVFLDRTDRRSAFKSITDSIGKLQEGHSILIFPEGTRSKGQGLKEFKAGFMRIAKEAQVPVVPIAIEGTARIMENNNNRICPAHVTVQVLKPITPEEMDIAGVKAAQVVKSRIEQALAKVQ, encoded by the coding sequence GTGCTTAAGTCTGCCCGAACCTTTTCCTATCTATTCGGCTATTTGCCGATTGCCGCCAAAAATCTGGCGAAGTTTAAAAAGCGTAAAGCCGGCTTGAGCCATGAGGAGTACAGCCGGCTGATCCATAGTGAGCCCCAGAAATGGGCAACAGGCATCATGAGACGCACCGGCAGCCAAGTCGAAGTGAGCGGGCTCGGGCATTTGCCAAAAGGGCCGGTACTGTTTGTCAGCAACCATGAAGGCAATTTCGATATTCCGGTGCTGTTGTCGTCGATCCCGAAACCGTTCGGCTTCATCTCGAAAGAAGAAGTGAAGAAGTTTCCGATCATCCCAGCTTATATGGAAGAGATGAATTGCGTGTTTCTTGACAGGACCGACCGGCGCAGCGCTTTCAAGTCCATCACCGATTCCATCGGCAAGCTTCAGGAAGGCCATTCCATCCTGATTTTCCCGGAAGGAACGAGAAGTAAAGGTCAGGGGCTTAAGGAATTCAAAGCCGGCTTCATGCGCATCGCAAAAGAAGCGCAAGTGCCCGTCGTGCCGATCGCCATCGAAGGCACAGCGCGCATTATGGAAAACAATAACAACCGTATTTGCCCGGCACATGTGACTGTCCAGGTGCTCAAGCCGATCACCCCGGAAGAGATGGACATTGCGGGCGTAAAAGCGGCGCAAGTGGTCAAAAGCCGCATCGAGCAAGCGCTGGCTAAGGTGCAGTGA
- a CDS encoding potassium channel family protein: MVTYTDVIWWAIVTITTVGYGDIYPETGVGRLLAAILMFVGIGIIGTFTSAISAYFASRRRAMEEDHVLDIVNSIKKIDKLTEEDHQLIQAYLKKKME, translated from the coding sequence ATCGTTACTTATACTGATGTCATCTGGTGGGCAATTGTGACGATTACGACTGTCGGATATGGCGATATCTACCCCGAGACCGGCGTCGGGCGCTTGTTGGCAGCTATTTTGATGTTTGTCGGAATTGGTATTATCGGAACGTTCACCAGCGCCATTTCTGCCTATTTCGCCTCCCGCAGGCGAGCAATGGAAGAAGACCACGTGCTCGACATCGTCAATTCGATCAAGAAAATCGACAAACTGACTGAAGAAGACCACCAGCTCATTCAAGCTTATCTAAAGAAAAAAATGGAATGA
- a CDS encoding YpjP family protein has product MKSWWQKSLMVAVTVLTLGAITPNHMIWESLLDEEDGPKTHASQGQTKEYTLEWIDPAEYYVTADSILADFRQAAEEQSYIKFGSRIGPVIDSEFRTRILPTIQDVIDTELAGYSKDRLRNLTISEKPSGDHAEKIFHVYDKDSGQDEIRFHVRTEKKPLEGYSFNFHYHLASDQYQRHISIGDIYWSKNTPPKWLS; this is encoded by the coding sequence GTGAAGAGTTGGTGGCAGAAGTCCTTGATGGTTGCTGTAACGGTTCTGACGCTAGGAGCCATTACGCCAAACCATATGATTTGGGAATCCTTGCTCGATGAAGAGGATGGCCCAAAAACGCATGCAAGCCAAGGGCAAACAAAAGAGTATACGCTTGAATGGATCGATCCTGCAGAATATTATGTGACGGCAGACTCAATTCTTGCCGATTTTCGCCAAGCCGCTGAAGAGCAGTCCTACATAAAATTCGGATCGCGCATCGGCCCGGTGATCGACTCGGAATTCCGTACGCGCATTTTGCCGACGATCCAGGACGTGATCGACACGGAACTGGCCGGATACAGCAAAGACAGATTGCGCAATTTGACGATTTCCGAAAAACCATCCGGCGACCATGCCGAAAAAATTTTCCACGTTTACGATAAAGACAGCGGGCAAGATGAAATCCGCTTCCATGTCCGGACCGAGAAAAAACCGCTTGAAGGCTATTCATTCAATTTCCATTACCATTTGGCAAGCGATCAGTACCAGCGTCACATCAGCATCGGGGACATCTACTGGTCAAAAAATACACCGCCTAAATGGCTTTCCTGA
- a CDS encoding thymidylate synthase yields the protein MKQYLALCEHILDQGAKKEDRTGTGTLSVFGHQMRFDLAEGFPLMTTKKTAFRLIVSELLWFIKGDTNVQTLLKDNNHIWDEWAFAQWAESDEYDGPDMSDFGRRAQRDPEFAELYKQQMALFQEKVLADDEFAKKYGDLGPVYGKQWRSWAATDGGQIDQLKNVVESIKHNPDSRRHLVTAWNPEFIDDMALPPCHIMFQFYVADGKLSCQLYQRSADVFLGVPFNIASYALLTHLVAQECGLEPGEFIHTTGDTHLYVNHLEQVQEQLSREPKALPTLKLTEGKSMFDMDMSDIQIEGYDPHPRIKAPVAV from the coding sequence ATGAAACAATATTTAGCGTTGTGTGAACATATTTTGGACCAAGGAGCCAAGAAAGAAGACCGTACGGGAACCGGGACACTGAGCGTATTCGGCCACCAGATGCGTTTTGACCTGGCGGAGGGCTTTCCGCTCATGACCACCAAGAAAACGGCGTTCCGGCTGATTGTCTCAGAACTCTTATGGTTCATCAAAGGCGATACGAACGTCCAGACCTTATTGAAGGATAATAACCATATTTGGGATGAGTGGGCATTTGCGCAGTGGGCCGAAAGCGATGAATACGACGGGCCGGACATGAGTGATTTCGGCCGGCGGGCACAGCGCGATCCGGAATTTGCGGAGCTGTACAAACAGCAAATGGCGCTATTTCAGGAAAAAGTGCTGGCAGATGACGAGTTTGCGAAAAAATACGGTGATTTGGGGCCGGTTTACGGCAAGCAATGGCGATCGTGGGCAGCGACTGACGGCGGCCAGATCGACCAGTTGAAAAACGTCGTCGAATCGATTAAGCACAATCCGGACTCCCGCCGCCATTTGGTGACGGCTTGGAATCCGGAATTCATCGACGACATGGCGCTTCCGCCTTGCCACATCATGTTCCAGTTTTACGTAGCGGACGGCAAATTATCGTGCCAGCTATACCAGAGAAGCGCAGACGTCTTTCTCGGCGTGCCGTTCAATATCGCCTCTTATGCGCTGCTGACGCACCTCGTCGCGCAGGAATGCGGGCTCGAGCCTGGGGAATTCATCCACACGACCGGCGATACGCATCTTTATGTGAACCATTTGGAGCAAGTGCAGGAGCAGTTGAGCAGAGAACCGAAAGCTTTGCCGACTTTAAAATTAACAGAAGGCAAATCGATGTTCGACATGGACATGTCAGACATTCAAATCGAGGGCTATGACCCGCATCCGCGGATCAAAGCGCCTGTTGCAGTATAA
- a CDS encoding DegV family protein: MSKIHIVTDSTADLKAEEIESYGLHVVPLSIQIGGKTYLDRVDLEPEAFLDLMKNSDEFPKSSQPAPGVFKELYDELGKDGSQIISIHMTGGMSGTVESARTAAELTDTDVTVIDSRYISHALTFQVFEAAKMAKEGKSVEEIVARVDQVRRNTKLYVVVDTLDNLVKGGRIGKGRAMIGSFLKIKPIASLDDGEYTPVAKMRSHKQVVDYLVKDFVERTKGKVVKGVGIAQANGQSMAEPLREKIKETGFTDIRYDFTTPVISTHTGIGAIGFMYYTE; the protein is encoded by the coding sequence ATGTCGAAAATTCATATCGTAACGGATTCGACTGCAGACTTGAAAGCAGAAGAAATAGAGTCATACGGGCTTCACGTGGTCCCTCTTTCGATCCAGATCGGGGGCAAGACCTACCTCGACCGCGTTGATTTGGAACCCGAAGCTTTTCTTGACCTGATGAAAAATTCAGATGAATTCCCGAAAAGTTCCCAACCAGCACCGGGCGTCTTTAAAGAGCTGTATGATGAACTCGGCAAGGATGGAAGCCAAATCATTTCCATCCATATGACAGGGGGCATGAGCGGCACCGTGGAATCGGCGCGCACAGCAGCGGAATTGACGGATACCGATGTAACGGTCATCGATTCCCGCTATATTTCCCACGCCTTGACGTTCCAAGTGTTTGAAGCCGCGAAAATGGCAAAAGAGGGAAAATCGGTGGAGGAAATCGTTGCACGAGTAGACCAGGTACGCCGCAATACGAAGCTGTATGTGGTGGTCGATACGCTCGATAATCTAGTCAAAGGCGGACGCATCGGCAAAGGCCGTGCGATGATCGGTTCGTTCCTGAAGATCAAGCCGATCGCTTCGCTCGACGACGGCGAATATACCCCTGTCGCCAAGATGCGCAGCCATAAGCAAGTGGTGGACTATTTGGTGAAAGATTTTGTCGAACGCACCAAAGGCAAAGTGGTCAAAGGCGTCGGCATCGCACAGGCGAATGGCCAGTCAATGGCTGAGCCGCTGCGCGAGAAAATCAAGGAAACCGGATTCACCGATATCCGTTATGATTTCACGACCCCGGTCATATCCACGCATACCGGAATCGGTGCCATCGGTTTTATGTATTATACGGAGTAA
- a CDS encoding class I SAM-dependent methyltransferase: MKTIVTTAYRPTDATKLCARETAQLLGLQAVERNKRPIYKLHEELAADVIVCKKERLELYPVGQSEPFFFHPNSAAFRSKRPLGNDPLIEVSGLEPGDAFLDCTLGMASDALIASLVVGDTGRVVGCESDPVIAHVIREGLKNYEDMPKLHDSMRRITVIPQNAVDYLNGLNDNSFDVVYMDPMFTEQIAEASNFAPLRNNADHGQLTEEWVEEAKRVARKSVVLKAHFRSTDFESFGFKRRVRPNTKFHFGVIQMNKTQ; the protein is encoded by the coding sequence GTGAAGACGATCGTCACGACCGCTTACCGGCCGACGGATGCGACCAAGCTCTGTGCACGAGAGACCGCACAGCTCCTTGGGTTGCAGGCAGTCGAGCGCAATAAGCGGCCGATCTACAAACTGCACGAAGAACTAGCTGCGGACGTCATCGTCTGCAAAAAAGAACGGCTCGAGCTTTATCCAGTCGGACAAAGCGAGCCGTTCTTTTTTCATCCCAATTCGGCAGCATTCCGCTCAAAGCGGCCGCTCGGAAACGATCCGCTTATTGAAGTGTCAGGACTCGAGCCGGGCGACGCTTTTCTCGATTGCACGCTCGGCATGGCGAGCGATGCGCTCATCGCTTCGCTTGTCGTTGGGGACACAGGAAGAGTCGTTGGCTGTGAAAGCGACCCGGTTATCGCCCATGTCATCCGTGAAGGCTTGAAAAATTATGAGGACATGCCGAAGCTGCACGATTCGATGAGGCGCATCACAGTCATCCCGCAAAATGCCGTCGATTATCTGAATGGCCTTAATGATAATTCCTTCGATGTCGTTTATATGGATCCGATGTTCACGGAACAGATCGCCGAAGCGTCAAACTTCGCGCCGCTGCGGAACAACGCCGATCACGGCCAACTGACGGAAGAGTGGGTAGAGGAAGCGAAGCGCGTCGCAAGGAAAAGCGTCGTCTTGAAAGCGCATTTCCGCTCGACTGATTTCGAGTCGTTCGGCTTCAAGCGGCGCGTACGCCCAAATACGAAATTCCATTTCGGCGTCATACAAATGAATAAGACCCAATAA
- a CDS encoding GDSL-type esterase/lipase family protein — MKRILYIVIALSIVLAGCASTFNFGKEEAAARLPVEFTPYTIPPNFIPQTVIITALGDSLSQGVGDTENRGGYAGRLAIEMAEWPGVEGIALENTAKRGRRSDQLLALFQQGKLSGPLLASDYIFMTIGGNDVMRIVKRDLFSLNIEAFSEELVLYQNRFETIYASIRTLNPSAPLIVVGLYNPFSLVTDEVEEFDQIIASYNGVMQETLEDDPHACFVPVSDLFVGNENLVYHTDFFHPNSKGYDLMAERVSERMGQCGISFQG; from the coding sequence GTGAAACGCATCCTGTATATTGTCATCGCTTTATCGATTGTGCTTGCGGGATGTGCTTCGACGTTCAATTTCGGTAAAGAAGAAGCGGCGGCACGTTTGCCGGTAGAGTTCACACCCTATACGATCCCGCCCAATTTCATTCCGCAAACGGTCATCATCACGGCCCTTGGTGATTCCTTGTCGCAAGGCGTCGGCGATACGGAAAACCGCGGAGGTTATGCCGGCCGCTTGGCGATCGAGATGGCGGAATGGCCGGGGGTTGAAGGCATCGCCCTTGAGAATACAGCGAAACGCGGCAGGAGAAGCGACCAATTATTGGCGTTGTTCCAGCAAGGCAAGCTGTCCGGTCCGCTGCTCGCTTCCGATTATATTTTCATGACGATCGGCGGAAACGACGTCATGCGCATCGTCAAACGCGATCTGTTTTCACTTAATATCGAAGCGTTCAGCGAAGAACTTGTCCTCTACCAGAACCGCTTCGAGACCATCTATGCATCGATCCGTACATTGAACCCGTCAGCGCCGCTCATCGTCGTCGGCCTGTACAACCCATTTTCATTGGTGACGGATGAAGTCGAGGAATTCGACCAAATTATCGCTTCCTATAACGGAGTCATGCAAGAAACATTGGAAGATGACCCGCATGCCTGTTTCGTGCCCGTCAGCGACCTATTCGTCGGCAACGAGAACTTGGTCTACCACACCGATTTCTTTCACCCGAACAGCAAAGGCTATGACTTGATGGCTGAACGGGTATCGGAGAGGATGGGGCAATGCGGAATCAGCTTCCAGGGATAG
- a CDS encoding BrxA/BrxB family bacilliredoxin → MNAYDEYMKGIVVPMRKELTESGFTELTTAEDVNEHMSTAQGVSLVIINSICGCAAGLARPAVREAVELAERKPDHLVTVFAGQDKEATAQMRQYFEEVPPSSPSIAVLKDGQLAHFIPREEIEGFEMEQVRDAVKRAIEEAAQ, encoded by the coding sequence ATGAACGCTTACGATGAGTACATGAAAGGCATTGTCGTCCCAATGCGCAAAGAATTGACGGAATCCGGATTCACGGAGCTGACGACAGCAGAAGACGTCAACGAACATATGAGTACTGCACAAGGCGTGAGCCTCGTGATCATCAACTCGATCTGTGGATGCGCCGCAGGGCTTGCGCGACCAGCGGTACGTGAAGCGGTTGAACTGGCTGAGCGGAAGCCAGACCATTTGGTAACGGTATTTGCAGGACAGGACAAGGAAGCGACTGCGCAGATGCGCCAGTATTTCGAGGAAGTTCCGCCATCGTCACCTTCGATCGCGGTATTGAAAGACGGGCAGCTTGCGCATTTCATCCCGCGCGAAGAAATTGAAGGCTTTGAAATGGAACAAGTACGTGATGCCGTGAAAAGAGCGATCGAGGAAGCAGCGCAGTGA
- a CDS encoding dihydrofolate reductase: MISLMVAHDPDHVIGKDNQLPWHIPEDLAYFKKHTIGKGMVMGRNTFESIGRPLPKRRNIVVTRNTAYTAEGADITHNLTDAIELAKQQHEEVMVIGGEQIFREALPIADRLYITLIHQRFQGDTFFPEYGREWTLVSESERHQSDGIPYSYLVYERNAGGETGA, encoded by the coding sequence ATGATTTCATTAATGGTGGCGCATGACCCAGATCACGTGATCGGCAAGGACAATCAATTGCCCTGGCATATTCCGGAAGATTTAGCGTATTTTAAAAAACATACCATCGGAAAAGGCATGGTGATGGGGCGCAACACATTCGAATCGATCGGACGGCCCCTGCCGAAGCGGCGCAATATTGTCGTGACGCGCAATACGGCGTATACGGCTGAAGGCGCTGACATCACCCACAACCTGACCGATGCAATCGAATTGGCAAAACAGCAGCACGAAGAAGTGATGGTCATCGGGGGCGAACAGATTTTCCGGGAAGCCTTGCCGATTGCGGACAGGCTTTACATTACCCTTATCCATCAACGATTCCAGGGCGATACGTTTTTCCCTGAATACGGAAGGGAATGGACCTTAGTATCGGAGTCTGAACGCCATCAATCGGACGGCATCCCGTATTCGTATTTAGTGTACGAACGAAACGCAGGAGGAGAAACAGGTGCTTAA